A genomic window from Triticum urartu cultivar G1812 chromosome 7, Tu2.1, whole genome shotgun sequence includes:
- the LOC125519160 gene encoding probable kinase CHARK translates to MLDASGDAKLGDFGLARLVDHGAEPRTTQVVAGTVGYIDPELVNGRRPSAESDVYSFGVVLLEIACGRRPTSRGPGQASAALLASVREMYRRNQILDAADRRLGGGFDRPQMERLLVTGLWCAHHDPMQRPSVTQAVDVLRSEDTKLPVLEAVRGSGEGEIHSLEGHAYGDLPAEDSSRLHETAYPTSSED, encoded by the coding sequence ATGCTCGACGCGTCGGGCGACGCCAAGCTCGGCGACTTCGGGCTGGCGAGGCTCGTCGACCACGGCGCCGAGCCGCGGACGACGCAGGTGGTGGCGGGCACCGTCGGGTACATCGACCCGGAGCTCGTCAACGGCCGCAGGCCGAGCGCCGAGTCCGACGTGTACAGCTTCGGCGTCGTGCTCCTGGAGATCGCCTGCGGCAGGCGGCCGACGTCGAGGGGGCCGGGTCAGGCCTCGGCGGCGCTGCTGGCGTCGGTGCGGGAGATGTACCGCCGGAACCAGATCCTTGACGCGGCAGACAGGAGGCTGGGCGGCGGGTTCGACAGGCCGCAGATGGAGCGTCTGCTCGTGACGGGGCTTTGGTGCGCGCACCACGATCCGATGCAGCGGCCGTCGGTGACGCAGGCTGTCGATGTGCTACGATCTGAGGACACGAAGCTGCCGGTGCTTGAAGCGGTGCGCGGTTCTGGGGAGGGCGAGATTCACTCCTTGGAGGGACATGCTTATGGTGATCTGCCCGCCGAGGACTCTTCTCGTTTGCATGAAACTGCGTACCCTACTTCTTCCGAGGACTGA